A genomic segment from Chitinophaga flava encodes:
- a CDS encoding ROK family transcriptional regulator has translation MVSDRQELFKKTILKHLYFSKELSCTDLTQLTGKSLPHTTKALNELVKEGLVMESGYAISTGGRRPQMYSVRQDYMYILSVAMDQFMTSICILDMGNKLIGEEHVLELNLSAHPDGISILGQELKQVIEQSGIPRDKFAGIGIGMPGFVDVTKGVNYSFFDTSVNSINEYLELVTGVPVIIDNDSSLIALAEWKLGEARSRQHALVVNIGWGIGLGMVLNGSLFRGENGFAGEFSHIPLFTNNKICSCGKMGCLETETSLSVIAEKAMAGIRDGRTTVMKNLSMENRIATYHQIMDAAIKGDKYAVELLSEAGYHIGRGIAILIHLFNPKLVILSGRGTKAGKLWLAPVQHALNEHCIPKIAENVEIKISSLGYAAERLGAAALVMENIDRSQHK, from the coding sequence ATGGTGTCTGATCGCCAAGAGTTATTCAAGAAGACAATACTAAAACACCTTTATTTCAGCAAGGAGTTGTCCTGTACCGACCTGACGCAGTTGACCGGTAAGAGTCTTCCGCATACGACCAAGGCATTAAATGAGCTGGTGAAAGAGGGATTGGTGATGGAATCGGGGTATGCCATTTCTACCGGAGGACGCAGGCCGCAGATGTATTCTGTGCGGCAGGATTACATGTATATACTTTCTGTGGCGATGGACCAGTTTATGACCAGTATATGTATACTGGACATGGGCAACAAACTGATTGGAGAAGAGCATGTACTGGAATTGAATTTATCTGCTCATCCGGATGGTATTTCCATACTGGGGCAGGAGTTAAAGCAGGTCATTGAGCAATCGGGTATTCCCAGAGATAAGTTTGCCGGCATTGGTATTGGCATGCCGGGATTTGTAGATGTGACGAAGGGTGTCAACTATTCTTTCTTTGACACGTCTGTCAACAGTATTAACGAATATTTGGAGTTGGTAACCGGTGTACCGGTGATCATAGATAATGATTCGAGCCTGATAGCACTGGCGGAATGGAAGCTGGGCGAGGCCCGCAGCCGGCAGCATGCTTTGGTGGTGAATATTGGCTGGGGCATTGGTTTGGGTATGGTCTTGAATGGCAGTCTTTTCCGTGGAGAAAACGGATTCGCCGGTGAATTCAGTCATATTCCTTTGTTCACCAACAATAAGATCTGCAGTTGTGGTAAGATGGGTTGTCTGGAAACAGAAACATCGTTGTCGGTGATTGCAGAAAAAGCGATGGCCGGTATCCGGGATGGCCGGACCACGGTTATGAAAAATCTGTCGATGGAAAACAGGATCGCCACTTATCATCAGATTATGGATGCGGCGATCAAGGGAGATAAATATGCGGTAGAGTTATTATCGGAGGCGGGGTATCATATAGGCAGGGGGATCGCGATACTGATCCATCTGTTTAACCCTAAACTGGTGATATTGAGCGGACGGGGAACGAAGGCTGGTAAGTTATGGCTGGCGCCCGTACAGCACGCATTGAATGAGCACTGTATACCAAAAATTGCTGAGAATGTAGAGATAAAAATTTCGTCACTGGGCTATGCTGCGGAGAGGCTGGGCGCAGCAGCACTTGTTATGGAGAATATAGATAGAAGCCAACATAAATAA
- a CDS encoding helix-turn-helix transcriptional regulator — protein sequence MGMIISDQRGGWQELSRSFSLGGSQEPLLVRERREKLSFSFGDLELVELTLPDIYIVYGDMRLKHYQFRVRSEDMPDTVELHFALEGEGVVENHACGRTYNFRANENNIVYIPEFDCSINYTHGKPFRFFEVHFSRSRFLELAQHTTATMQRFLEKVDKGQHGDLGAENIPITMPMHQCLQDIMQCRFTGGLKLLFLQAKCLELLTLQAEAFDKAGQRQQQTVIRSAYEKERILYAREYLLSHMAEPPSLEQLATIAGINTFKLKNGFKELFNNTVFGVLADVRLSTAKERILSGEAIKDVAEELGYSSVQHFGTAFRKKFGITPGTVK from the coding sequence ATGGGAATGATAATAAGTGATCAGAGAGGGGGATGGCAGGAGCTCAGCCGGTCTTTTTCGCTGGGTGGTAGTCAGGAACCGTTGCTGGTGAGGGAGCGGCGGGAGAAGCTCAGCTTTTCCTTTGGTGACCTGGAGTTGGTGGAGCTTACATTACCCGATATCTACATTGTGTATGGAGATATGCGGTTAAAACATTATCAATTCAGGGTACGGTCTGAGGATATGCCTGATACGGTGGAGCTGCATTTTGCCCTCGAAGGCGAAGGGGTAGTGGAAAACCATGCCTGTGGCCGTACTTACAACTTCCGTGCGAATGAAAATAATATTGTGTATATCCCGGAATTTGATTGTAGTATTAATTATACGCATGGTAAACCTTTCCGTTTTTTTGAGGTACATTTTTCCCGCAGTCGTTTTTTAGAGCTGGCGCAGCATACTACGGCCACGATGCAACGGTTTCTGGAGAAAGTGGATAAAGGCCAGCATGGCGATCTGGGGGCAGAAAATATTCCTATTACGATGCCAATGCATCAGTGTTTACAGGATATTATGCAATGTAGATTCACCGGCGGGCTGAAATTGTTGTTTCTGCAGGCCAAGTGTCTGGAGCTGCTGACCTTACAGGCGGAGGCTTTTGACAAGGCTGGTCAGCGGCAGCAGCAGACGGTTATCCGTTCGGCTTATGAAAAGGAACGTATCCTTTATGCGCGTGAATATCTGCTGTCACATATGGCGGAACCTCCTTCTCTGGAGCAGCTGGCTACTATTGCTGGTATCAATACGTTTAAGCTGAAGAACGGCTTTAAGGAATTGTTTAATAATACGGTTTTCGGGGTGCTTGCGGATGTACGGTTAAGTACAGCAAAGGAGCGTATCCTTTCCGGCGAGGCTATTAAAGATGTAGCGGAGGAGCTGGGCTATTCTTCTGTCCAGCATTTTGGTACTGCTTTCAGGAAGAAGTTTGGTATAACCCCTGGCACGGTAAAATAA
- a CDS encoding ligand-binding sensor domain-containing protein, whose protein sequence is MRKVGLLILLCLYTFTCAGQNTIGLPQIINYSKTDFKAGTQTWDIRQDSRGMMYFANNEGMLTYDGSHWNVYPLPNKTIVRALAMDAADRVYVGGQDEIGYFSQGKNGVLTYTSLKQLLPKSQNRFADIWRIELFGESVFFQASDRIMEYHNNSIKVYTTTSEWMYLRKAGNKLYAQDKASGLLQLERNEWKPVITQQPMNNVLISGMLSIGQDSLLIATQTNGLFLLDAQGVIHRQDSKPPANVNLSVCTRINAGELVAATTSEGCLVMDFNGRIVQKISRTEGLQNNNVLSVFLDRDNNLWAGLNNGISFIAYNAAIKYISPNKTNEVSGYSARIYKGELYIATSDGAYYVPLSGSGDLSFSKGDFTRITSGQHEVWRFDEVNGQLLMGEHIGCFEVKNNSSHPLAYGPGTWLFKPMSSVYPSAQVLAGTYAGLRLLEYDQGRFTDKGMVPGLQESIRFLEIDNNNTIWASHPYRGVYQLHPAADRKTLSFQLFTDSAGLPSALNNFVFKVKNRVVFGTVKGIYEFDAATGRFVPSAFLKPVFGDMEIRYLNEDAEGNIWFCSGKKIGVVNFHQPSGGKPFTITYIPELDGKILLGFENIYPYNKENIFIGSEKGMIQLNYEKYAGNKQNVRILLGQVRALGKSDSLIFGGYFDRTAKGYRQGEQQVMALPKGYNSFHFEYSSPAYGQQNNIEYSYQLEGYDSRWSAWSSRPEKDYTNLPEGNYVFKVKAHDNLGHESEVISYRFIVMAAWYKTVWAYIIYGLLFLALLYLLHRWQQRNLAIQQRRFDEEQNRLKYIYQLELEKNEKEIIELQNEKLASEIRFKNNALADASLHLVEKEDALVKVKDILASVYKKNGNNPEIKNALLLLGDVEKNNANWEQFASHFDEINNNFLKKLKTRYPVLTNTDLKLCAYLQLKLSSKEIAQLMAISVRGVEIKRYRLRKKLNLPTEQQMTDFFHTI, encoded by the coding sequence ATGAGAAAAGTAGGGTTGCTTATCTTATTATGCCTATACACGTTTACCTGTGCCGGACAAAATACAATAGGGTTACCGCAGATCATTAATTACAGCAAAACTGATTTTAAGGCAGGCACGCAAACCTGGGATATCCGTCAGGATAGCAGGGGGATGATGTATTTCGCCAACAATGAAGGCATGCTGACTTACGACGGTAGTCACTGGAACGTATATCCGTTACCGAATAAGACCATCGTCCGCGCGCTGGCCATGGACGCTGCCGACCGCGTATATGTGGGCGGTCAGGATGAAATCGGGTATTTCTCCCAGGGAAAAAACGGAGTACTCACCTATACCTCCCTCAAACAATTACTGCCAAAATCGCAGAACAGATTCGCGGACATCTGGCGGATAGAGCTGTTTGGGGAGTCGGTTTTTTTCCAGGCGTCGGACCGTATCATGGAATACCACAACAACAGCATCAAGGTATATACTACCACCAGCGAATGGATGTATCTGCGAAAAGCAGGTAACAAACTGTATGCACAAGATAAGGCCAGCGGTCTGTTGCAACTGGAGCGGAATGAATGGAAACCGGTGATCACACAGCAGCCCATGAATAATGTGCTGATTTCGGGCATGTTGTCTATCGGCCAGGATAGCCTGCTGATCGCCACTCAGACCAATGGTCTCTTTCTGCTGGATGCTCAGGGCGTTATTCATCGTCAGGACAGCAAGCCACCTGCCAATGTGAACCTGTCGGTATGTACCAGAATCAACGCGGGAGAGCTGGTGGCAGCCACTACTTCAGAAGGCTGTCTGGTCATGGATTTTAACGGACGCATTGTACAAAAGATCTCCCGGACAGAAGGACTGCAGAATAATAATGTACTCAGTGTTTTCCTCGACAGAGATAACAACCTGTGGGCAGGATTAAATAACGGCATCAGTTTTATCGCTTACAATGCAGCTATTAAATATATCAGTCCCAATAAAACCAATGAGGTTTCTGGTTATTCTGCCAGAATCTACAAGGGAGAATTGTACATCGCCACCTCAGACGGCGCCTATTATGTGCCTTTGTCGGGCAGCGGAGACCTGAGTTTTTCAAAGGGTGATTTTACCCGTATTACCAGCGGGCAGCATGAGGTATGGCGTTTCGATGAAGTCAACGGACAGCTGCTGATGGGGGAGCATATTGGTTGTTTTGAAGTTAAGAATAATAGCAGTCATCCTTTGGCTTACGGGCCTGGTACCTGGCTGTTTAAGCCTATGTCGTCGGTATATCCGTCTGCTCAGGTGCTGGCAGGTACCTATGCGGGGTTGCGGCTGCTGGAGTACGACCAGGGCCGGTTTACAGACAAAGGAATGGTACCCGGTCTGCAGGAATCCATCCGTTTTCTGGAGATAGACAACAACAATACCATCTGGGCTTCCCATCCTTATCGCGGTGTTTATCAGTTGCATCCGGCCGCTGACCGTAAAACGCTGTCCTTTCAGCTGTTTACCGATAGTGCCGGCCTGCCTTCTGCATTGAACAACTTTGTTTTTAAAGTGAAGAACAGAGTAGTGTTTGGTACCGTTAAAGGGATCTATGAGTTTGATGCTGCTACCGGACGTTTTGTGCCTTCTGCTTTTCTGAAGCCGGTATTTGGTGATATGGAGATACGTTATCTGAATGAAGATGCAGAAGGTAATATCTGGTTCTGCAGCGGTAAAAAAATAGGTGTGGTCAACTTCCATCAGCCTTCCGGCGGCAAACCCTTTACCATCACCTATATCCCGGAACTGGATGGTAAAATACTACTGGGTTTCGAAAACATCTATCCTTATAATAAGGAGAATATTTTCATCGGCTCCGAAAAAGGCATGATCCAGCTGAACTATGAAAAATATGCAGGCAACAAACAAAATGTACGCATTCTGCTGGGACAGGTGAGAGCCCTCGGCAAATCCGACAGCCTGATATTTGGCGGTTATTTCGACCGGACTGCCAAAGGTTACCGCCAGGGTGAACAACAGGTGATGGCTCTTCCCAAAGGATACAACTCGTTTCATTTTGAATACAGTTCACCGGCATACGGACAACAAAACAATATTGAATACAGTTATCAGCTCGAAGGCTACGACAGCCGCTGGTCGGCCTGGTCATCGCGGCCAGAGAAAGACTATACGAACCTGCCTGAAGGAAATTATGTGTTCAAAGTAAAAGCACATGACAACCTGGGGCATGAATCGGAAGTAATCAGTTACCGCTTCATCGTAATGGCGGCCTGGTACAAAACCGTCTGGGCCTATATTATTTATGGACTGTTGTTCCTTGCCTTGTTGTATCTGTTACATCGCTGGCAGCAACGGAACCTGGCCATACAGCAACGTCGTTTTGATGAAGAACAGAACCGTCTTAAATATATATATCAGCTGGAGCTGGAGAAAAATGAGAAGGAGATCATCGAACTACAAAATGAAAAGCTGGCCAGCGAGATCCGTTTTAAAAACAATGCACTGGCAGATGCTTCGCTGCATCTCGTAGAAAAAGAAGATGCCCTGGTAAAGGTAAAAGACATTCTGGCCAGCGTTTACAAAAAAAATGGTAACAACCCGGAAATCAAAAATGCGCTTTTGTTGCTGGGTGATGTGGAAAAGAATAATGCCAACTGGGAGCAGTTTGCTTCACATTTTGATGAGATCAATAATAATTTTCTGAAGAAACTGAAGACCAGATATCCGGTGCTGACGAATACAGATCTGAAATTGTGTGCTTACCTGCAGCTGAAGTTGTCCAGTAAAGAGATTGCGCAGCTGATGGCCATATCCGTGCGGGGCGTGGAGATCAAACGATATCGTTTGCGGAAGAAACTGAACCTGCCTACCGAACAGCAGATGACTGATTTTTTTCATACCATATAA
- a CDS encoding SusC/RagA family TonB-linked outer membrane protein has product MKKILQCMLVPVLLLFANMSWAQNITVTGKVTDEKGEAIPGASIVSRNSKTAVAANPDGSFRISVIPGEKKLQVSAIGFVQQEVAITAAPLRIVLQTAASELNEILVVGYGTQKVTKVSGAVTTVKGADIAALRPVRPEEALQGRASGVSVIQTGSPGAKPTVLVRGIPSYNGTDPLVIIDGVMQSLDDLNAINASDIESMNVLKDAATTAIYGVKGGNGVIVVTTRSGKRNQKSELNVNANYGTQEVMRMMPVLNAAEYGAIINEGSVASGGNIIFSDLSKLGAGTNWQKEIFHRAPIMNYNASARGGSDKMTYFVSAGYMAQDGIVGGGSKSNFNRINATANLSFDITKRLKFILNTSFTNIKSKGLAENSFNSIIGSALNFDPTIPVYNETNTVGKYSYSNLLLSEIFNPLTKLENTYNLNNGNKLFGKAELQYDVIKNLKLTGRFGYTNWDNTSKTFTPLAFYGPLNVENTMNADGTPVVIKNGLGGISSSAHNSVSQSKNNDFSFTAEAFANYTFQVKEYHHFDVVAGGSMYKTTSSGITATAQDVPYNSWALADLSAATGTNSAGVIYFRDTVINGVSTQVRDSRGDVAPNLNARTNSNYYSFRRNLSYFGRINYDYKDKYLASFTARRDGSFAFGINNPFANFFSGSAGWVTSQEDFFHSDFINFLKIRGSYGTVGNESVRPPIVKVSIGGPNYNGGNNNGYTFGNTFVPGSTIASYANPNINWEKQTQGNIGFDITFYKNKFSVSADYFRKEVKGLLFQPSVSLYMGTADVPNANIGSTRSSGMEITVGYNETIGRDLKLNTNVNFTTFRSIVTATNTDNSSYIEGGNYFNGVSQNVTRFETGKAPGYFYGYKTDGLFQSQDEIAKAPKQDGAQPGDIRYIDVNGDGVINAKDQTQIGNPFPKFTLGWNLSLAYKQFDLNVFTYASVGNDVYRAYERNANYTNKFRDILDRWTGPGSTNDARHPRYSFTDGNSNIRASDRYVEDGSFVKVKNILLGYTLSKSFLHRAGFSQAHLYVQVKNAFTFTKYSGFDPEIAGAIMNTGVDRGAYPQARTWSVGIDFKL; this is encoded by the coding sequence ATGAAAAAAATTCTTCAATGCATGCTGGTGCCTGTACTGTTATTGTTTGCCAATATGTCATGGGCACAGAACATTACGGTCACTGGTAAAGTAACCGATGAAAAGGGGGAAGCCATCCCCGGAGCATCGATTGTATCCCGCAATAGTAAGACAGCTGTTGCCGCCAATCCGGACGGGTCCTTCCGTATCAGCGTTATCCCGGGTGAAAAAAAACTCCAGGTATCTGCCATCGGATTTGTACAACAGGAAGTGGCCATCACAGCAGCTCCCCTGCGTATCGTGCTGCAAACCGCCGCCAGTGAGCTGAACGAAATACTGGTGGTAGGTTATGGTACCCAGAAAGTAACCAAAGTATCCGGCGCCGTTACTACCGTTAAAGGTGCCGACATCGCCGCCCTCAGACCGGTAAGGCCCGAAGAAGCCCTCCAGGGCCGAGCTTCCGGTGTCAGCGTAATACAAACCGGATCACCAGGCGCCAAACCAACTGTACTCGTGAGAGGTATCCCCTCCTACAACGGAACAGATCCCCTCGTCATTATCGATGGAGTGATGCAATCACTCGATGACCTCAACGCCATCAATGCCTCAGATATCGAATCCATGAACGTACTCAAAGATGCCGCCACCACGGCCATCTACGGCGTAAAAGGCGGCAACGGCGTTATCGTTGTCACCACCCGCAGTGGTAAAAGGAACCAGAAATCAGAGCTGAACGTCAACGCCAACTATGGCACCCAGGAAGTCATGAGAATGATGCCCGTGCTCAACGCCGCAGAATACGGCGCTATCATCAACGAAGGCAGCGTAGCTTCCGGCGGCAATATCATCTTCTCCGACCTCAGCAAACTGGGCGCCGGCACCAACTGGCAAAAAGAAATCTTCCACCGCGCACCAATCATGAACTACAACGCCAGCGCACGCGGTGGCAGCGATAAAATGACCTACTTCGTTTCCGCAGGATACATGGCCCAGGATGGTATCGTAGGCGGCGGCAGCAAATCCAATTTCAACAGAATCAATGCCACAGCCAACCTCTCCTTCGACATCACCAAAAGGCTGAAATTTATTCTCAACACCAGCTTCACTAATATCAAAAGCAAAGGGCTGGCGGAAAATTCCTTCAACTCCATCATCGGTAGTGCACTCAACTTCGACCCTACCATACCGGTATATAATGAAACCAATACTGTAGGCAAATACAGCTATAGCAATCTGCTGCTGTCCGAAATCTTCAACCCGCTCACCAAACTGGAAAACACCTACAACCTCAACAACGGCAACAAACTGTTTGGGAAAGCGGAACTGCAGTATGATGTGATCAAAAACCTGAAACTCACCGGCCGCTTCGGTTATACCAACTGGGACAATACCAGCAAAACATTTACGCCGCTGGCCTTCTACGGACCACTCAATGTGGAAAACACCATGAATGCCGACGGTACCCCTGTGGTTATCAAAAATGGTCTGGGTGGCATTTCCTCCAGCGCCCACAACAGCGTGAGCCAAAGCAAAAACAATGACTTCAGCTTCACCGCTGAAGCTTTTGCCAACTACACCTTCCAGGTAAAAGAATATCACCATTTTGATGTAGTAGCCGGTGGCTCCATGTACAAAACCACTTCCAGCGGCATCACCGCTACCGCACAGGACGTGCCTTACAACTCCTGGGCCCTGGCAGACCTCAGCGCCGCCACCGGCACCAACTCTGCCGGCGTGATATATTTCAGGGACACCGTGATCAATGGCGTCTCCACACAGGTACGCGACTCCCGCGGCGATGTAGCTCCTAACCTCAACGCCCGTACGAATAGCAACTACTACTCCTTCCGTCGTAATCTCTCTTACTTTGGCCGTATCAACTACGATTACAAAGACAAATATCTCGCTTCCTTCACCGCCAGAAGGGACGGCTCCTTCGCATTCGGTATCAACAACCCGTTTGCTAACTTCTTCTCCGGTTCTGCCGGCTGGGTAACCTCCCAGGAAGACTTCTTCCACTCTGACTTTATCAACTTCCTGAAAATAAGAGGTAGTTATGGTACAGTAGGTAACGAAAGCGTAAGACCTCCTATCGTTAAAGTAAGCATCGGTGGCCCTAATTACAATGGTGGTAACAACAACGGCTATACGTTTGGAAATACCTTCGTTCCCGGCTCCACCATTGCTTCCTATGCCAATCCCAACATCAACTGGGAAAAACAGACACAAGGCAACATCGGCTTCGACATCACCTTCTATAAAAATAAATTCTCTGTATCCGCAGACTATTTCCGCAAAGAAGTAAAAGGGCTGCTGTTCCAACCATCAGTATCCCTTTACATGGGTACTGCTGATGTACCGAATGCCAACATCGGCTCCACCCGCAGCAGTGGCATGGAAATAACCGTAGGTTATAACGAAACGATCGGACGCGATCTGAAACTGAATACCAACGTCAATTTCACCACCTTCCGTAGTATCGTAACCGCCACCAATACAGATAATAGCTCCTACATAGAAGGAGGTAACTACTTCAATGGTGTGTCTCAAAACGTGACCCGCTTTGAAACCGGTAAAGCGCCCGGCTATTTCTATGGTTATAAAACCGATGGCCTGTTCCAATCACAGGATGAAATCGCGAAAGCGCCCAAACAGGACGGTGCCCAGCCCGGCGACATCCGCTATATAGACGTGAACGGTGATGGTGTTATCAACGCAAAAGATCAAACACAGATCGGTAACCCCTTTCCTAAATTCACCCTCGGATGGAACCTGTCTCTCGCCTACAAACAATTTGATCTTAACGTGTTCACCTATGCTTCTGTAGGCAACGACGTTTACAGGGCCTACGAAAGAAACGCCAACTATACCAATAAATTCAGGGACATACTCGACAGATGGACAGGCCCGGGAAGCACCAACGATGCCCGTCATCCGCGCTATTCTTTCACTGATGGCAACAGCAACATCAGAGCTTCTGATCGTTATGTGGAAGATGGTTCTTTTGTGAAAGTCAAAAATATCCTGCTCGGCTATACGCTGTCCAAATCTTTCTTGCACAGAGCCGGCTTCTCACAGGCACACCTATACGTACAGGTAAAGAATGCGTTCACCTTTACAAAATATTCCGGATTTGATCCCGAAATAGCCGGCGCCATTATGAACACCGGCGTGGACCGTGGCGCTTATCCACAGGCCCGTACCTGGTCTGTAGGCATTGATTTTAAACTGTAA
- a CDS encoding RagB/SusD family nutrient uptake outer membrane protein — protein sequence MKNLLHITGLFITIVLLSSCKKWVDYDPHEDYNITDLDYLKTTDDYKTMTVSVYSPLQWLNQTVPIGDIASDNSVTGGENASDVLGLQQIDDYTHTPNNDYLTEIWKSAYEGINRANYLTQYKDKNPTGLSVDFSGKDALYGEVYFLRAYYYFTLVRFFGDVPLFYERRLNMSDSRTLKRSPQAEVYAQIEKDLNAAIAALPTSNPQAGRVTRYSAQALLGKVLIYQNKFDAAATMLENVVNGPFNLVPNFADIFLQSGENGAESVFEIQYSNLFPYYNWGAATRGQGNYAVQQCGIRGLNGSSPYAPGWSTNLPSQDLANAYAAGDQRKDATILDIEAYKTAHPEYNISYQVAPYKNTGLYNQKYLPRKGETSGQPELNYLNNYRTIRFAEVLLLAAEANNRATTANDAKARDYLNRVRRRAFRDNLHDVTASGTALKQAIWDERRLELAMEGDRFFDLVRTGRAATIITGFKAGKNELFPIPQLEVNISQLPQNPGY from the coding sequence ATGAAAAACTTACTGCATATAACCGGACTGTTTATCACCATCGTGCTGCTGTCCTCCTGTAAAAAATGGGTAGACTACGACCCGCATGAAGACTATAACATCACCGATTTGGATTATCTCAAAACGACTGACGATTACAAGACAATGACGGTCAGCGTTTATTCCCCGCTGCAATGGCTCAACCAGACCGTTCCTATCGGTGATATTGCTTCCGACAACTCCGTTACCGGTGGCGAAAACGCTTCAGACGTACTGGGCCTGCAACAGATAGACGACTATACCCATACACCTAATAACGACTACCTCACCGAAATATGGAAGTCGGCTTATGAAGGTATCAACCGCGCCAACTACCTCACCCAGTATAAGGATAAGAACCCGACTGGTCTTAGCGTTGATTTCTCCGGTAAAGATGCGCTTTACGGAGAAGTGTATTTCCTGCGCGCCTATTATTATTTCACCCTGGTGAGATTTTTTGGTGATGTACCGCTGTTTTATGAGAGAAGGTTGAACATGTCCGATTCCAGGACCCTCAAAAGATCACCACAGGCGGAAGTATATGCCCAGATTGAAAAAGACCTCAACGCCGCTATCGCTGCGCTGCCTACCTCCAATCCGCAGGCAGGCCGTGTGACACGTTATTCCGCACAGGCGCTGCTGGGTAAAGTACTGATCTATCAGAATAAATTCGATGCTGCTGCCACCATGCTGGAAAACGTGGTCAACGGGCCCTTTAACCTGGTGCCCAACTTCGCAGATATCTTCCTGCAGTCAGGTGAAAACGGTGCTGAGTCTGTATTTGAAATACAATACTCCAACCTCTTCCCTTACTACAACTGGGGCGCCGCCACCCGCGGCCAGGGCAACTATGCCGTACAACAATGCGGTATCCGTGGCCTCAACGGTTCCAGTCCCTATGCGCCAGGATGGAGTACCAACCTTCCTTCACAGGACCTCGCCAATGCATATGCCGCCGGCGACCAGCGCAAAGACGCTACCATCCTGGATATCGAAGCATATAAGACTGCCCACCCCGAGTACAATATCTCCTATCAGGTAGCTCCTTACAAAAATACAGGTCTGTACAATCAGAAGTATCTGCCCCGCAAAGGTGAGACTTCCGGTCAGCCAGAACTCAACTATCTCAACAACTACCGCACCATTCGTTTTGCTGAAGTGCTGCTGCTGGCCGCAGAAGCCAACAACCGCGCTACTACTGCCAACGATGCCAAAGCCAGGGATTATCTCAACAGAGTACGCCGCCGCGCTTTCCGCGATAACCTCCACGATGTTACCGCCTCCGGCACAGCCCTCAAACAAGCCATCTGGGACGAACGCAGGCTAGAACTGGCCATGGAAGGTGATCGTTTCTTTGACCTCGTAAGAACAGGTCGTGCCGCCACCATTATCACAGGTTTTAAAGCAGGTAAAAATGAACTGTTCCCTATCCCGCAACTGGAAGTGAACATCTCTCAGCTGCCGCAAAACCCAGGTTACTAA
- a CDS encoding PKD domain-containing protein codes for MNKLSYKPLLLLIALAGSSCTKDKFDNTDFLKTGTAPADQAINFNISNDNSGLVTITPNSAGATAYDIYFGDTPASTSPTHVLPGQNTSHIYKEGTYPVKVVATGITGLKSETIKQLVVTFRAPESLAITANANLHDLTVSASALYATGGFKVYFGDAANEVPVLIAEGASVTHTYASAGKYTVKVEALSGGAASTSTTKDITIYNALILPMTFEQTDVNYAWGDFGGSNTTIIPNPYPSGINTSATVGKIVKTKDQTWAGNYISMSSPLDFTSNKKFKVKVYSFRPGLRVLLQLERSGDNSFMENVEAVTSTANTWEELTFDFSSKITDNSKRLQNILFFLDNGTLGDGSQNYTILFDDIVLTN; via the coding sequence ATGAACAAACTTAGCTATAAACCGCTCCTGTTGCTGATAGCCCTTGCCGGCAGCAGTTGCACCAAAGACAAATTTGATAATACCGATTTCCTGAAAACAGGCACCGCGCCTGCAGACCAGGCCATCAACTTCAACATCAGCAACGATAACTCCGGCCTGGTCACCATCACGCCCAACAGCGCCGGAGCCACTGCCTACGATATCTATTTTGGTGATACCCCCGCCTCCACCTCGCCTACCCATGTGCTGCCCGGACAAAACACTTCCCACATCTATAAAGAAGGGACATACCCCGTGAAAGTGGTGGCCACGGGCATCACCGGACTGAAATCAGAAACTATCAAACAACTGGTTGTAACATTCAGGGCACCTGAAAGCTTGGCCATCACTGCCAACGCCAACCTGCACGATCTTACCGTGTCGGCCTCCGCGTTGTATGCCACTGGTGGATTTAAAGTGTACTTCGGCGATGCGGCCAATGAAGTACCCGTACTCATAGCCGAAGGTGCCAGTGTTACACATACCTACGCCAGCGCCGGCAAATACACCGTAAAAGTGGAAGCCCTCAGCGGAGGTGCTGCCAGCACCAGCACCACAAAAGATATAACTATCTACAATGCGCTCATCCTGCCCATGACCTTCGAACAAACAGATGTTAACTACGCCTGGGGCGATTTTGGCGGCAGCAACACCACCATCATCCCCAACCCTTACCCTTCCGGTATCAACACCAGCGCCACTGTGGGTAAGATCGTGAAAACAAAAGACCAGACCTGGGCCGGCAATTACATCTCCATGAGCAGTCCGCTCGATTTCACCAGCAATAAAAAATTCAAGGTGAAAGTATATTCCTTCCGGCCAGGACTTCGTGTATTACTGCAACTGGAAAGGTCCGGCGACAACTCTTTCATGGAAAACGTGGAAGCCGTTACCTCCACTGCTAACACCTGGGAAGAACTAACCTTCGACTTCAGCAGTAAAATCACTGACAACAGCAAGAGACTGCAGAACATCCTTTTCTTCCTCGACAACGGTACCCTCGGCGATGGTAGCCAGAACTACACGATACTGTTTGACGACATCGTTTTAACCAACTAA